A window of the Rubeoparvulum massiliense genome harbors these coding sequences:
- a CDS encoding flagellar biosynthesis anti-sigma factor FlgM, with protein sequence MKIQGVYGVNPYHKLSEGNSGKRTVAANRHDQLQISNEAKQLLASQMEESKWDAERAEKLQSIQERVDAGTYHISTEELAKRMQFLIKERN encoded by the coding sequence ATGAAGATCCAGGGAGTATATGGAGTGAATCCCTATCATAAGTTGTCTGAAGGAAATTCGGGCAAGCGGACTGTGGCTGCGAACAGACATGATCAGCTACAAATTTCTAACGAAGCAAAGCAATTACTCGCTTCACAAATGGAAGAGAGTAAATGGGATGCGGAACGTGCTGAGAAGCTTCAAAGCATTCAAGAGCGTGTGGATGCAGGCACCTATCACATCTCTACAGAGGAATTGGCCAAACGGATGCAATTTCTTATAAAGGAGCGGAACTAG
- a CDS encoding ABC transporter ATP-binding protein, which yields MELNWNAPLQLQDISIGYDRNEVLSQLTMHLEPGRIHAILGENGSGKSTLLKALLGQLPLWHGSIKLGNTDLDTLTNKERAQSFSYVPQFHGGLFHYPVLEMVVMGRNPYLGMLQRPSTEDYNMARETLHILGISHLAQESYLQLSGGQKQLVLLARALTQDSPFLLLDEPTSHLDYYFQHHVLQCLRKLAIAQKKTIIITMHDPNLTSQYADEVHILKQGSLLASGSSEVVLTKENLSALYGLEVNICEFCNGVSPPLN from the coding sequence ATGGAACTAAATTGGAATGCACCGCTGCAATTACAGGATATCTCAATTGGCTATGATCGAAATGAGGTACTCTCTCAACTTACAATGCACCTTGAGCCAGGTAGGATCCATGCTATTTTAGGAGAAAATGGCTCTGGAAAGTCAACATTATTGAAGGCGTTGCTGGGACAGCTTCCCCTTTGGCACGGGTCGATAAAGCTAGGGAATACAGATCTGGATACATTGACGAATAAGGAGAGGGCTCAATCCTTCTCCTATGTCCCTCAATTCCACGGTGGACTTTTTCATTATCCAGTCCTTGAGATGGTAGTAATGGGACGCAATCCCTATTTAGGGATGCTACAACGGCCATCGACGGAAGATTATAATATGGCGAGAGAAACACTTCATATCTTAGGAATTTCCCATTTAGCACAGGAAAGTTACCTACAGTTGAGTGGTGGTCAAAAGCAGCTTGTCTTACTAGCACGTGCTTTAACACAGGATTCGCCTTTTTTACTTTTAGATGAACCTACCTCTCACCTTGATTATTATTTTCAGCACCACGTATTGCAATGTTTACGCAAGCTAGCCATAGCGCAGAAGAAGACAATTATCATCACAATGCATGATCCTAATCTGACGAGTCAATACGCTGATGAGGTTCACATCTTGAAGCAGGGAAGCTTATTAGCCTCAGGCTCAAGTGAGGTAGTGTTGACGAAGGAGAATCTATCTGCATTGTATGGGCTAGAAGTGAATATTTGTGAATTTTGTAATGGGGTCAGTCCCCCACTCAATTAA
- the fliW gene encoding flagellar assembly protein FliW: MLIHSPLIGDVNVDEKQIYTFAQGIPGFESVHRFAFIPLGGDSPFTVIQALDQSVPSFIAINPFTVFPDYDFHLPDYVAEQLELVGLEDVELFSIVTLGKTLVDSTCNLMAPVVLNRRKRAGKQVVLEENYSRKAPLVKKGEE; encoded by the coding sequence ATGCTAATACATAGTCCCTTAATTGGAGATGTCAATGTCGACGAGAAGCAGATCTACACCTTTGCTCAGGGAATTCCGGGGTTTGAGAGCGTTCACCGCTTTGCCTTCATCCCATTGGGAGGAGACTCTCCATTTACTGTGATCCAAGCTCTTGATCAGTCTGTGCCTTCGTTTATTGCTATCAATCCATTCACGGTTTTTCCAGACTATGATTTTCATCTGCCTGATTATGTGGCAGAGCAATTGGAGTTAGTTGGCCTGGAGGATGTGGAGCTCTTTAGCATTGTGACCTTGGGGAAGACCCTTGTAGATTCTACATGTAATCTCATGGCACCTGTTGTCTTGAATCGTAGGAAGAGAGCAGGCAAGCAGGTGGTTCTAGAGGAGAACTATTCTCGAAAAGCACCGCTTGTGAAGAAGGGGGAGGAGTAA
- a CDS encoding response regulator transcription factor codes for MIRIVIAEDQRMLRGALGTLLDLEEDFEVVGQAEHGEEALRLVRELKPDICLMDIEMPIKSGLDVAEELRRQGVDCKVMILTTFARPGYFERALKAEVHGYLLKDGSIEELAESIRSVMQGKRIFDSELIINTYQEENPLTEREQEVLQLAAEGYTSKEIARQLFLSAGTVRNYMSEALQKLDAKNKIEAIAFAREKGWL; via the coding sequence ATGATCCGAATTGTGATTGCTGAAGATCAACGGATGCTACGGGGAGCCCTCGGTACGTTACTCGATTTGGAAGAGGATTTTGAAGTGGTGGGGCAGGCAGAGCATGGGGAGGAAGCATTACGACTGGTACGAGAGCTGAAACCAGACATTTGTCTCATGGATATTGAAATGCCCATCAAGAGCGGATTGGATGTGGCAGAAGAGTTAAGGCGACAGGGCGTAGATTGTAAGGTGATGATCTTGACCACCTTTGCGCGTCCAGGCTATTTTGAACGAGCCTTGAAGGCAGAGGTTCATGGCTATTTATTAAAGGATGGTTCTATTGAGGAGTTAGCCGAGTCCATTCGGAGTGTGATGCAGGGAAAACGTATATTTGATTCGGAGCTAATTATTAATACCTATCAGGAAGAGAATCCACTGACCGAGCGAGAACAGGAGGTACTACAGCTTGCTGCGGAAGGGTATACCTCCAAGGAAATCGCTAGGCAACTATTTTTATCCGCTGGCACGGTACGGAACTATATGTCAGAGGCTCTGCAAAAGTTAGATGCAAAAAATAAAATTGAAGCCATTGCCTTCGCGCGAGAAAAAGGATGGTTATAG
- a CDS encoding ABC transporter ATP-binding protein: MEKIVEIKHLSKRFKDKQAVDDVSFTIRKGEVVAILGPNGAGKTTTMLMMLGLLNPTNGSALLFSRNAKEKSVRNRIGVMLQEVSLMDCLSVKEILQLFRSYYPVPLSYDELIELTGLEQEELKKRTEKLSGGQKRRVAFALAMAGNPDLLFFDEPTVGMDVSARKHFWQRVRELANQGKTIIFSTHYLQEADDIADRIILFNHGKVIADGRPDEIKNKVAKQSVSFILDPSISRESLSQDPFLSKMYEKDGRIYITTDDTDAVLARIFELKLKAGEIRIEKGRLEEAFEQLTEEREVI, from the coding sequence ATGGAAAAGATCGTGGAAATTAAGCATCTATCCAAAAGGTTCAAGGATAAACAAGCTGTTGATGATGTATCCTTTACGATCCGGAAGGGAGAAGTAGTAGCCATTCTCGGACCCAATGGTGCAGGGAAAACAACGACCATGCTAATGATGCTAGGTTTATTAAACCCAACCAATGGCTCTGCCCTCCTTTTTAGTAGGAATGCCAAAGAAAAAAGTGTACGTAACAGAATCGGTGTCATGTTACAGGAGGTTAGCCTGATGGATTGCCTAAGCGTGAAAGAAATCCTTCAACTATTCCGCTCCTACTATCCAGTCCCCCTTTCCTATGATGAGCTGATTGAGCTAACCGGTTTAGAACAAGAGGAACTAAAGAAACGGACAGAAAAGCTATCCGGTGGTCAAAAACGAAGAGTGGCCTTCGCATTGGCCATGGCAGGTAATCCTGATCTGCTTTTCTTTGATGAGCCCACGGTTGGGATGGATGTCTCAGCACGGAAGCACTTTTGGCAACGAGTGCGAGAGCTTGCCAATCAAGGGAAAACCATCATCTTTTCTACCCACTATTTACAGGAGGCCGATGATATCGCGGACCGAATCATCTTATTTAACCATGGCAAGGTCATCGCTGATGGTCGACCTGACGAAATCAAGAATAAGGTAGCAAAGCAGTCAGTCTCCTTTATTCTGGATCCAAGCATATCCCGTGAAAGTTTATCACAGGATCCTTTTCTCTCAAAGATGTACGAAAAGGATGGACGAATCTACATCACCACCGATGATACCGATGCTGTACTGGCAAGAATTTTTGAACTCAAGCTAAAAGCAGGCGAGATCCGCATTGAGAAAGGTCGTCTCGAAGAAGCCTTTGAACAATTAACAGAAGAAAGAGAGGTCATCTGA
- the flgL gene encoding flagellar hook-associated protein FlgL, translated as MRVTQKMLNNNMIHDLNRSYEKLDKFTRMQSTGRKVSRPSDDPVVAVRGMHYRNQLNEIAQFRRNADTAISWMETTDTIMGEATQTLQRVRELMVQAANGTYEETSRKAIADEIAQLRDHLGDLSNATIGGRYLFAGTETNIAPYDKTTQRFIGENTEDVELELGQGIYLPVNVKGKAVFSNPSKDEGVFGLLENVVNTLRDPNQADQVGTFLNDVDEQMEVFLTERASLGARINRIELIQSRLESGQINTKKLLSSEEDADMAWVITELKAQENVHRAALATGSRIIQPSLVDFLR; from the coding sequence ATGCGAGTTACGCAAAAGATGTTGAATAATAATATGATCCACGATCTGAACCGTAGCTATGAGAAGTTAGATAAATTTACGCGGATGCAATCCACGGGTCGTAAGGTGTCTCGTCCTTCTGATGATCCTGTGGTGGCGGTGCGGGGGATGCATTATCGTAATCAGTTAAACGAGATCGCACAGTTCCGTCGCAATGCTGATACAGCAATTAGCTGGATGGAAACCACAGATACCATTATGGGAGAAGCAACCCAGACACTACAACGGGTGCGTGAGTTGATGGTCCAAGCAGCGAATGGTACCTATGAAGAGACTTCGCGGAAAGCGATCGCAGATGAGATTGCTCAGCTCCGTGACCATCTTGGGGATCTCTCCAACGCTACTATTGGTGGACGTTATCTCTTTGCTGGAACGGAGACCAATATCGCGCCCTATGATAAGACAACTCAACGTTTTATTGGTGAGAATACAGAGGATGTGGAATTGGAGCTTGGTCAAGGGATCTATCTCCCAGTCAATGTGAAGGGAAAAGCGGTTTTCTCCAATCCTTCTAAAGATGAGGGGGTATTTGGCCTCCTTGAAAATGTAGTTAATACCCTTCGTGATCCGAACCAAGCTGATCAAGTGGGCACTTTCCTTAATGATGTAGATGAGCAAATGGAAGTCTTTTTAACAGAACGAGCATCTCTAGGCGCACGGATTAATCGAATTGAATTGATCCAATCTCGGCTTGAGAGTGGTCAAATCAACACGAAGAAACTTCTTTCCAGTGAAGAGGATGCAGATATGGCGTGGGTGATTACGGAGCTGAAGGCACAGGAGAATGTTCATCGTGCTGCTTTAGCCACCGGCTCCAGAATCATTCAGCCATCTCTAGTGGATTTTCTCAGATAG
- the flgK gene encoding flagellar hook-associated protein FlgK: MRSTFSGIEIARRALAAQQAAINTVGHNIGNANTDGYSRQRVYLETTYPIPMPAFTNPRMAGQMGTGVIASKIDRIREEFLDHQFRNESAYLGYWDAQVDVLNKIEVVMNEPTDDALAHVMDNYWAAWKDLEAEPDSASNREVLKQRGTALVETFQHMKRSLLQYQQNMDDVIRVKAGEVNSYLRQLQELNDQIGRIQPHGYETADLNDRRDLILDKLSSLIPIKVEPASHGMIKISCNDVEILNERERVEISAEVDPSTGMYQVLADGSRLEMKTGFIQGAMEGRGLPGPNGELTGILPDFIKNLDMLAQVLTKEVNDLHRSGMNMKDIEAQVEYQKKVDAGDPNPGNPPTLMQLPFFIDKSWYEANKNLLTEENLRNGTLNPADIPDPQDASNLMVNPLIMDSGDLIAAAQSVVKKDDGTSISYVGDGQNAKAISGLKFKKITDGFTDSGTMDQFYANVIGELGIQSQESQRLQENMQQITKDVDNSRQSVSGVSLDDEMADLIKYQQAYNAAARNMTALDEMLDKVINGMGIVGR; the protein is encoded by the coding sequence ATGCGTTCTACTTTTAGCGGGATTGAGATTGCCAGACGTGCCTTGGCTGCACAACAAGCAGCAATTAATACGGTAGGACATAATATTGGTAACGCAAACACAGATGGTTATAGCAGGCAAAGAGTGTATCTAGAGACAACTTATCCAATTCCCATGCCCGCCTTCACCAATCCTCGGATGGCAGGACAGATGGGAACAGGGGTCATTGCATCAAAAATCGATCGGATTCGTGAGGAATTCCTCGATCATCAGTTTAGGAATGAGTCTGCATATCTAGGATATTGGGATGCCCAGGTGGATGTCCTCAACAAGATTGAAGTGGTGATGAATGAGCCTACTGATGATGCCCTCGCCCATGTGATGGATAATTATTGGGCAGCCTGGAAGGATCTTGAGGCAGAACCTGATAGCGCCTCCAATCGTGAGGTCTTAAAACAACGAGGGACTGCATTGGTTGAGACCTTCCAGCATATGAAGCGTTCACTTCTTCAATATCAGCAAAACATGGATGATGTGATTCGTGTGAAGGCTGGTGAAGTGAACTCCTATCTTCGGCAATTACAGGAGTTAAACGATCAGATCGGACGGATCCAGCCTCATGGTTATGAAACAGCGGACTTGAATGACCGCCGTGATTTAATCCTTGATAAACTTTCAAGCTTAATCCCGATTAAGGTAGAGCCTGCAAGTCATGGTATGATTAAGATTTCCTGCAATGATGTAGAGATCTTGAATGAGCGTGAACGTGTTGAGATCAGCGCTGAGGTAGACCCTAGTACAGGAATGTATCAGGTACTAGCAGACGGAAGTCGCTTAGAGATGAAGACAGGTTTTATTCAAGGAGCCATGGAAGGTCGCGGCTTACCTGGTCCAAACGGAGAGCTGACTGGTATTCTCCCTGATTTCATCAAAAACTTGGATATGCTAGCCCAGGTGCTTACTAAGGAAGTGAATGATCTTCATCGTTCGGGAATGAACATGAAGGATATTGAGGCACAGGTAGAATATCAGAAGAAGGTGGATGCAGGGGATCCGAATCCAGGTAATCCACCAACCTTGATGCAATTGCCCTTTTTCATTGATAAGAGTTGGTATGAAGCGAATAAGAACCTTTTAACCGAGGAGAATTTACGCAATGGCACATTGAATCCTGCCGATATCCCTGATCCACAGGATGCTAGCAATTTGATGGTCAATCCCTTGATTATGGACTCTGGTGACTTAATCGCTGCTGCTCAATCTGTAGTGAAGAAGGATGATGGGACCAGCATCTCCTATGTAGGCGATGGACAAAATGCCAAGGCCATCTCTGGTTTAAAGTTTAAAAAGATTACCGATGGCTTTACCGATAGCGGAACGATGGATCAGTTTTACGCCAATGTGATCGGTGAACTCGGAATTCAATCGCAAGAGTCACAACGTTTGCAAGAGAATATGCAGCAGATTACGAAAGATGTTGATAATAGTCGTCAGTCCGTTTCAGGCGTCTCCCTTGATGATGAGATGGCCGATCTGATTAAATATCAGCAGGCCTATAATGCAGCAGCACGGAATATGACGGCTCTTGATGAAATGCTAGATAAGGTGATCAATGGAATGGGGATTGTTGGTCGCTAG
- a CDS encoding sensor histidine kinase — MHALQLFPKKYGFFPYIFLAYLLLPLNSILDENGVKAVVGYALILLFLISYRQLFWYPPAKVFFFWLAIQMSIITVLCLWYHSENIFMCFFPANFIGWLGNKKQFQRAFGAFIICVMGITLLLALYSPMMNILYYLPFLVVMLISPLGIRSMNKRMELEKKLDQANEQIKELIKREERMRIARDLHDTLGHTLSLITLQSQLIQRLIDKQPERAKSEAKEMEITSRSALSQVRELVADMRAHTIAEELADMERILAAAGIQLIQEGRVDFSTLLPLQQNILAMCLREAGTNIVKHSSAKHCVVTFQETKGYFSIIVQDDGVGMAKSDNEGNGIKGMKERLALIDGELELEWKDNKRTTVKMLVPVIIKSEEIAL; from the coding sequence TTGCATGCTCTTCAATTGTTTCCGAAAAAATATGGTTTCTTTCCTTATATATTCTTGGCTTATTTATTATTGCCATTAAATAGTATCCTTGATGAGAATGGAGTGAAAGCAGTGGTGGGCTATGCTCTCATCCTGCTTTTTCTCATATCATATCGTCAACTGTTCTGGTATCCTCCTGCTAAGGTATTCTTCTTTTGGTTGGCTATTCAAATGAGCATCATTACAGTGCTTTGCCTTTGGTATCATTCTGAAAATATCTTTATGTGCTTTTTTCCTGCTAATTTTATTGGCTGGTTGGGAAATAAAAAGCAGTTTCAACGTGCTTTTGGCGCTTTTATCATTTGCGTTATGGGAATCACGCTGCTATTGGCTTTATACAGTCCAATGATGAACATACTTTATTATTTGCCATTTTTAGTGGTGATGCTCATCTCTCCATTGGGCATTCGCTCCATGAATAAACGAATGGAATTAGAAAAGAAATTGGATCAGGCGAATGAACAGATTAAAGAATTGATTAAACGGGAAGAGCGGATGCGAATTGCCCGCGATTTACATGATACATTGGGGCATACCCTATCTCTTATTACATTACAAAGTCAACTGATTCAAAGGCTAATCGATAAGCAACCAGAACGGGCGAAGAGTGAAGCAAAGGAGATGGAAATTACTTCGCGTTCTGCGCTGAGTCAGGTGCGCGAGCTTGTAGCAGATATGCGAGCTCATACCATTGCTGAAGAGCTGGCAGATATGGAACGAATACTGGCTGCAGCTGGCATTCAATTGATTCAAGAAGGGAGAGTTGATTTTTCCACGCTTCTCCCTTTACAGCAAAATATCTTAGCCATGTGCCTACGAGAAGCGGGTACCAATATTGTAAAGCATAGTAGTGCCAAGCATTGTGTGGTGACCTTTCAAGAAACAAAAGGCTACTTTTCGATCATTGTTCAGGATGATGGTGTGGGGATGGCCAAGTCAGACAACGAAGGAAATGGAATTAAAGGGATGAAGGAGCGGCTTGCTCTCATTGATGGCGAACTGGAGCTTGAATGGAAGGATAACAAAAGAACTACGGTGAAAATGCTGGTACCTGTCATTATTAAATCAGAGGAGATTGCTTTATGA
- a CDS encoding DUF6470 family protein: MQLPRLEIQQQSIKMALQSEKPQQQIQQPKADVQIEQLPAILEIHTTPSRLEIDQTKCFADVGRKHVFRMNTEFATEAQQAALAAIAQIAQEGDALRTIEQPGTKISMLSEQKANPPLRELAIVFLPRYGSLKMNFTPADLQINWQKRGTQINITPQKVIHEYTPGKVAGSISQWHGIQIDVVGLNVDERL; the protein is encoded by the coding sequence ATGCAGCTGCCACGCTTAGAGATTCAGCAACAGTCTATCAAAATGGCGTTGCAGAGTGAGAAGCCACAGCAGCAGATTCAACAGCCAAAGGCAGATGTTCAGATTGAACAGCTTCCAGCCATCCTAGAGATTCATACGACGCCAAGTCGTTTGGAGATCGATCAAACAAAGTGCTTTGCCGATGTGGGGAGAAAGCATGTTTTTCGTATGAATACGGAGTTCGCTACCGAAGCCCAGCAAGCAGCCCTTGCGGCCATTGCTCAGATTGCCCAAGAGGGTGATGCTCTCCGTACCATCGAACAGCCAGGTACGAAAATTTCCATGCTATCGGAGCAGAAGGCCAATCCCCCCCTTCGCGAGCTTGCAATTGTTTTTCTCCCTCGTTATGGGAGCTTAAAGATGAACTTTACTCCAGCAGATTTGCAAATCAACTGGCAAAAACGCGGGACTCAGATCAATATTACACCGCAGAAGGTGATCCACGAGTATACGCCAGGTAAGGTGGCAGGCTCCATCAGTCAATGGCATGGGATCCAGATCGATGTGGTGGGATTGAATGTGGATGAACGATTATGA
- a CDS encoding putative bifunctional diguanylate cyclase/phosphodiesterase, which yields MPKRLLVHFTHLNRSFFKILLIMLLIAITVYMVYITGGTELAFTHIMYIPIILAGFFGGIKGAMGAALLGGYSLGPFMYKNVAEGIPQDLSGWVFRTTIFVVIGIVIGILFQYVKTSKKKAIEKSLKNEMTGLPNLNKLKMDIDERIVMQESFSLIAFEITNLGDINRYIDYQIGEQALLHLSKVLANFVDQEQVYSIHTNQLAIVVPGEQIEATYLIGEQIIKSFREPILIDGLLVEMMVKAGLVHFPLHGNDFNDLYRKLSIAMDQKSDTTGIFLYDPSKEQKNKERLDITVLLYDAIKNKKFNIVYQPQISLKNNQVIGVEALLRLSRGRKGSISPEEFIKVAEEVGIISEITKMVVKKTIAQLKEWQEEGFITKMAINISPKDLRNNALLEYTKEQLNTYCIDPSQLEFELTERGIVENEHVAEQLLMDARKLGVKISLDDFGTGYNSLMNLIKLPIDNIKIHKYFVDRLVEKENQALVESMIRTMHSLNKEVIAEGVETEEQVRILSKLGCDHIQGYYYSRPLPPEEVKSLLGSDPHQVNALKQRGTDPLWL from the coding sequence ATGCCAAAAAGACTACTTGTTCACTTTACTCATTTAAACAGGTCGTTTTTCAAGATCTTGCTTATTATGCTCTTAATTGCGATCACTGTTTATATGGTATATATCACTGGTGGAACAGAACTAGCATTTACGCATATCATGTATATTCCGATCATTCTTGCAGGTTTTTTCGGAGGGATTAAGGGTGCTATGGGAGCAGCCTTGCTTGGGGGGTACAGTCTTGGACCATTTATGTACAAGAATGTAGCAGAAGGAATCCCACAGGATCTAAGTGGCTGGGTATTTAGAACCACGATATTTGTTGTGATAGGTATTGTGATTGGTATACTATTTCAGTATGTTAAAACCTCAAAGAAAAAAGCCATTGAGAAATCGCTGAAGAATGAAATGACTGGTTTACCAAACCTTAATAAGCTGAAGATGGACATTGATGAACGAATAGTCATGCAAGAGAGCTTTTCACTAATTGCTTTTGAAATCACTAATCTAGGTGATATCAATCGATATATCGATTATCAGATTGGGGAACAAGCACTCTTACACCTGAGTAAAGTATTAGCCAACTTTGTCGATCAAGAACAAGTTTATTCCATACATACGAATCAACTGGCCATTGTAGTGCCAGGTGAGCAGATAGAAGCTACCTACTTAATTGGAGAACAAATTATCAAATCTTTTCGAGAACCTATACTCATCGATGGGTTATTGGTAGAGATGATGGTTAAAGCTGGACTAGTACATTTTCCATTGCATGGGAATGACTTCAATGATTTATATCGAAAATTAAGCATCGCAATGGATCAAAAGTCAGATACTACAGGAATTTTTCTCTATGATCCTTCTAAAGAGCAAAAGAACAAAGAGAGACTTGATATTACGGTTTTACTATACGATGCAATAAAAAACAAGAAGTTTAACATCGTTTACCAGCCTCAAATTAGTCTGAAGAATAATCAAGTAATTGGTGTAGAAGCACTTTTGAGATTAAGCCGAGGCCGTAAAGGTTCAATCAGTCCAGAAGAGTTCATTAAAGTTGCTGAGGAAGTTGGAATTATAAGTGAAATCACGAAAATGGTAGTTAAAAAAACGATAGCACAATTAAAGGAATGGCAGGAGGAAGGGTTCATTACCAAAATGGCCATCAATATTTCTCCTAAGGATTTACGTAACAACGCACTGCTCGAATATACGAAGGAACAGCTCAATACATATTGCATCGATCCTTCACAGCTTGAATTTGAATTAACGGAACGAGGAATCGTTGAGAATGAGCATGTGGCGGAGCAGTTACTCATGGATGCCAGGAAATTAGGGGTAAAAATCTCCTTAGATGATTTCGGTACGGGTTATAATTCGCTGATGAATCTAATTAAACTGCCCATCGATAATATTAAGATACATAAATATTTTGTGGATCGTCTTGTGGAAAAAGAGAATCAAGCTTTAGTAGAAAGTATGATTCGAACCATGCACAGTCTAAATAAGGAAGTCATCGCCGAGGGTGTAGAAACCGAGGAGCAAGTGAGGATCTTGAGTAAGTTAGGCTGTGATCACATTCAAGGCTATTATTATAGTCGGCCACTACCACCAGAAGAAGTAAAAAGCTTATTGGGGTCAGACCCCCACCAAGTTAACGCGTTAAAGCAACGGGGGACTGACCCCCTATGGTTATGA
- a CDS encoding flagellar protein FlgN, with the protein MENETFYSLLSQNLAEQLQGYEQLYQLAFTKRKSIINNQMESLAKLIQEEKGLMQMLNQLEEVRQRIMGTTTATTLHEVLSTCPDPVWHNRLLEQQHQLVQSIEQLRQLNEQNQDLIEESLHYLEKTITEVTAAPEEDLFYGPQSVGGKRHLFDSKA; encoded by the coding sequence ATGGAGAATGAGACGTTCTACTCATTGCTCTCTCAGAATCTAGCAGAGCAGCTTCAGGGCTATGAGCAGCTTTACCAATTGGCCTTTACCAAACGGAAGTCGATCATTAATAATCAGATGGAATCCCTAGCGAAGCTCATACAAGAAGAGAAAGGACTCATGCAGATGCTGAACCAGCTTGAAGAGGTACGGCAGCGCATCATGGGAACGACTACAGCGACCACTTTACATGAGGTGCTTAGCACTTGCCCAGATCCAGTTTGGCATAACCGTCTCCTTGAGCAGCAACATCAGCTGGTCCAATCGATTGAACAGCTTCGCCAATTAAACGAACAGAATCAGGACTTAATAGAGGAATCACTTCACTACCTCGAAAAAACCATCACAGAAGTAACTGCTGCACCAGAGGAGGATCTCTTTTATGGTCCCCAATCTGTAGGTGGAAAACGCCATCTTTTTGATTCGAAAGCATAA
- a CDS encoding ABC transporter permease → MKMFMKQCQAEILRMLRNPYYLFWSLLMPIVFYVIFTRVVQFNVPDQNQWNAHYLMSMTSFSVMGSAIMTLGIRMVQERSQGWNTFIRVTPLSEMAYLGAKMLGQMMVHLFSIVVIFLAGYLVNGISLKASEWILSGIWILLASTTFLALGTLVGTMKRVDTATGVSNVAYMLLAITGGMWMPMDILPQVVQTIGKWLPAYHLGNGAWGIIRGNLPELQNVVILSGYLILFMIISIYIRRKQEAV, encoded by the coding sequence ATGAAGATGTTCATGAAACAATGCCAAGCAGAAATCTTACGGATGCTTAGAAATCCTTATTATCTCTTCTGGTCGCTGCTGATGCCCATCGTTTTTTATGTGATTTTCACAAGGGTTGTTCAGTTCAATGTGCCAGACCAGAATCAATGGAATGCTCATTATCTCATGTCGATGACATCTTTCAGTGTGATGGGAAGTGCGATTATGACCCTAGGTATTCGGATGGTTCAGGAGCGCTCTCAAGGCTGGAATACCTTTATTCGTGTAACGCCCCTTTCAGAAATGGCTTATTTAGGTGCAAAAATGCTCGGACAGATGATGGTTCATCTCTTCTCCATTGTGGTGATTTTCCTTGCAGGGTATCTTGTTAATGGTATCTCCTTAAAAGCCTCGGAGTGGATTCTAAGCGGGATCTGGATTCTTCTCGCTTCTACCACATTCCTTGCATTAGGAACGCTGGTGGGCACCATGAAACGGGTGGATACGGCAACAGGGGTTAGTAATGTGGCGTACATGTTACTTGCTATCACTGGCGGAATGTGGATGCCCATGGACATTTTGCCGCAAGTGGTTCAAACCATTGGGAAGTGGCTCCCAGCTTATCATTTAGGAAATGGTGCGTGGGGGATTATTCGAGGCAATCTTCCAGAATTACAGAATGTTGTTATCTTAAGCGGCTATCTAATCCTATTTATGATAATATCCATTTATATAAGAAGAAAACAGGAAGCGGTGTAG
- the csrA gene encoding carbon storage regulator CsrA: MLVLTRKSNQSIMIGPDIELKVLAIEGEQVKLGIVAPRHVEIHRKEIYMAIQEENEAATITGSVPQYITALKK, translated from the coding sequence ATGTTAGTCCTCACCCGTAAGTCCAATCAGTCCATCATGATTGGACCTGATATTGAGCTGAAGGTTCTGGCCATTGAAGGAGAGCAAGTAAAGCTGGGCATTGTTGCACCTCGCCACGTAGAGATTCATCGTAAGGAGATCTATATGGCAATCCAAGAAGAGAATGAAGCAGCAACTATCACGGGGTCAGTCCCCCAATACATTACCGCGTTAAAGAAATAG